TTAACTCATCATTATTTTCGCTTCCATACATATAACTGCTTTGAATGCCACTTCCTATTTCTACAGCCTTAACTGCATTTACACCCATAATCGCATGAGCAAGTTTAGAATCAAGCTTATCATACAAAGGCTCACCTAAGCCTATGATAGGGTTTTTCACTCTAGTAAAAACTCTTGCACCTACGCTATTTTTAGCATTTTTAGCCTTTAAAATTTCATCTTTAAAGTTTTGCTCTAAATTTTTATCTAAAGCATAAATTTCACTATTTTTAGCATAATTAAAATCGAACTCATCATTACTAAGTTTGCTATCAATACTTCCTACCCCAAAAACTCCACTCATTATTTCTATATCAAACTCTTTTAAAAGCATACAAGCTAACGCCCCTGCTGCCACTCTTGCTACACTTTCTCTAGCGCTAGCTCTTCCACCACCTCTATAATCTCTAATGCCGTATTTGTGATAATAAGTAAAATCAGCATGTGCAGGACGAAACACATCTTTTTCATAATCTTTTGAGCGTGTATTTTCATTATGCACCAAAACACTTATAGGAGTTCCTGTTGTATAACCCTCAAAAACCCCGCTTAAAACTTGAGCTTTATCTTCTTCTTTTCTAGGAGTGCTAAATTTATTTTGACCTGGTTTTCTTTTATCTAACATTTCTTGCAAAAAATCAAAGTCAAACTTCACCCCTGCTGGCATACCATCTATCACACAACCTATAGCTTGACCATGAGATTCGCCAAAACTTGTAAATTTAAATCTTTTTCCAAAGCTATTCATAGTTTTCCTAATTTTTCAAGTGCTATTTTGGCACATTGTTGTTGGGCTTCTTTTTTACTACCTGCTATAGATCTTGCTACTTCTATACCTTGAATTTTTACTGCAATTTCAAATTGCTTTTTATGATCAGGTCCAAAAGCTTTCATCACTACATACTCGGGTGTGCCTGCCATATGTGCTTGTGTAATTTCTTGAAGTCTTGTTTTATAGTCTTTAAATAAACTTTGTGTATCAATATGCGGATAAACTTCATTGAGTAAATTTAATGCTATGTTTTTAGTTTTTTCAAAACCTATTTCTAAATACAAAGCTCCCATTAAAGCTTCAAAGGCATCAGAAAGTATAGAAGGTTTATTGCGTCCATCATTATTTTCTTCTGCAATAGACATAAAAATACATGTTCCAAGATCAAGTTTTTGTGCTAAGGTTGCAAAAGATTTTTCATTTACCAAAGCTGCCCTAAGCTTAGAAAGGTTTCCTTCTGAGTCTTTTTGGAATTTAAAAAACAAAAACTCCCCTACTACTAAATCCATTACAGCATCACCCAAAAACTCTAATCTTTCATTATTATAAGGCTTTTTATAGCTTTTATGTGTCAAAGCTTCGATGAGCAATTGCTCATTTTTAAAATGATAACTTAATCTTTCTTGGAGTTTTTTAAGCATTTATCAACCTTTCTTCTTGGAGTTTCAAAGCTGCATTTCTTGCTAGTTCATCACAACGCTCATTTAATTCATGGCCATTATGTGCTTTGATCCAAAAAGCAGTTATTTTATGATCTTTAGCAACATTTAAATACTCTTTCCAAAGATCAATATTTTTTTTACCTTTAAAATCTTTTTTTATCCAATCTTTAAGCCATTCATTAATACTTTGCACCATTAAATTTGAATCTGTGTATAATTTTACCTCGCATGGCTCTTTTAAAGCTTTCAAAGCTTGTATAATGGCCATTAACTCCATACGATTATTTGTTGTATTCTCACATGCCCCACTTTGTTCTTTTTGATGATTTTTATAAGTTAAAACATAAGCCCACCCTCCAAAACCAGGGTTATTTAAACACGATCCGTCTGTATAAATTTCAATATTTTTCAAGCTTTTACCTCATAATAAATCTCACATTTTCCAAATTCATAACAAAATGGACAATGATAAAAAAACAAAGGACTTTGATTTTTGCAATTATTACACACATAAGTAAAGCTAAGATTAGCACTTAGCTTATTATCATTTAAAATTTTTAAAATTTTTAGTTTATGATTTTTTATAGGAATAGATTTTGTACTTAAATTTTTTGCATAAAAAAACTCATGGTATTTTTCATCTTCAAGATTAAGTGGGCTTTTACATTCATTAAGTAAATCAATAACATTTTCAAATTTAGGCATTTGAGTAAGCTTATCTTTATAGTGTAAAAAACAAAATCTTAAAACATACTCATTATCTTTGCTAAAAATTAAAATTTCTTTAATCTTTTGCTCTTGCTCTTTAGAACTTGATTGAATTTTTAAAGCCTTTATCAAAGCTTTTTCTGCATATATATTTTCTCCAAGCTCAAACAAACATTCTAAAACATCTAAAACCTTATCATAATCTTTAAGTTTTAAATACACAATTTTTAAAAGTTTTAAGCTTTCTTTATTGCGTGCTTTAATTTTTAAAGCATTTAGCAAAGCTTCTACACTACGCTCTAAAAATCCTGCTTTTAGATAAACTTGTGCTAATGAAAAAAAGATAAATTCTTTTTGGTTAGCCTCATTTGTCTTTTGCAAAGCTATAAGATAAATTCCCACAGCTTTTTCAAATTCACCACTTTTGGTAAAAATTTGAGCTAGGAAATTTAAATTTTCTATACTTAAATTGGCATTTTTTAAAATCTGCTGATGGGTAGAATTGATTTCAAATTTTTTTACAAAACGATCAAGCTTGCTTTTTTGATCTTTGCTTGCAAAAAACCGCCATATATAATGTGAGCTAGCAACGATAAAAATCAAAGCCGTCAAAACAATAAGACCGAATAAAGGATCGCGGTATTCTACAAAGAAAAAATCCATAATCTTGCAACTTAACTTTCAAATTTATAACAATTATAGCTAAATGCTTATATAATTTTCTTTAAGGTTTAAATATGATAGAACAAGCAAGTATAGAACAACTTTTACAAAAAACAGATATTGTTGATATTATAGCTCATTATGTTGAAGTAAAAAAACAAGGTTCAGGCTATGTATGCGTTTGTCCTTTCCATGATGATAAAAATCCTAGCATGCATATTAATTCTATTAAAGGATTTTATCATTGTTTTGCATGTAAAGCTGGGGGCAATGTTTTTAAATTTGTAATGGATTATGAGAAATTAAACTTTGTTGAAGCGGTAGAAAAGGTTGCTTCGTGGAGTAATTTTTCACTTACTTACACCTCACAAAAACAGGATAATAAAAAATCTATCACTCACATCTTACCTACTCTTAATGCTTTTTATAAGCAAAACTTAGCTAAAAACAAAGAAGCTTT
The DNA window shown above is from Campylobacter lari and carries:
- the aroC gene encoding chorismate synthase codes for the protein MNSFGKRFKFTSFGESHGQAIGCVIDGMPAGVKFDFDFLQEMLDKRKPGQNKFSTPRKEEDKAQVLSGVFEGYTTGTPISVLVHNENTRSKDYEKDVFRPAHADFTYYHKYGIRDYRGGGRASARESVARVAAGALACMLLKEFDIEIMSGVFGVGSIDSKLSNDEFDFNYAKNSEIYALDKNLEQNFKDEILKAKNAKNSVGARVFTRVKNPIIGLGEPLYDKLDSKLAHAIMGVNAVKAVEIGSGIQSSYMYGSENNDELKDGVFLSNHSGGILGGISNGNFIDIKTYFKPTPSIFLPQQTQNIQGKNIIYELKGRHDPCVGIRGSVVVNAMVAICMADALLLNASSNLQNLQCIYEKNK
- the rnc gene encoding ribonuclease III, producing the protein MLKKLQERLSYHFKNEQLLIEALTHKSYKKPYNNERLEFLGDAVMDLVVGEFLFFKFQKDSEGNLSKLRAALVNEKSFATLAQKLDLGTCIFMSIAEENNDGRNKPSILSDAFEALMGALYLEIGFEKTKNIALNLLNEVYPHIDTQSLFKDYKTRLQEITQAHMAGTPEYVVMKAFGPDHKKQFEIAVKIQGIEVARSIAGSKKEAQQQCAKIALEKLGKL
- the rnhA gene encoding ribonuclease HI, whose product is MKNIEIYTDGSCLNNPGFGGWAYVLTYKNHQKEQSGACENTTNNRMELMAIIQALKALKEPCEVKLYTDSNLMVQSINEWLKDWIKKDFKGKKNIDLWKEYLNVAKDHKITAFWIKAHNGHELNERCDELARNAALKLQEERLINA